In Paenibacillus guangzhouensis, a single window of DNA contains:
- a CDS encoding RNA polymerase sigma factor: MPKLNELFVKWDELEDEVLIRESRNGQQEAFGELVRRHRAKVYGYAQSITQEAFLAEDIVQEALVRAFLNLGSLVDTARFLPWLHRIVRNQAYTKLRSTSVTRERVASGMVRLGDDRDGEENWHDIEYILHRLSRATPAEEDHRTNPEERLVRQELLEMISGMLRCLKQKERIVFESHFFDQLSPQEIARLFNLSHANVYQILSRSRKKVIQERVRVVVDDYVKSRKDMNQMKKVILNPSQAKTEYSWTSAATVMNQMISFTGRKVSLPAVMGYSGHAFRINIIPEDIHIAGPTCFFFDCILTKGLKNLGYDARAVVGIKPAMGPNTNLADPALLTTAAKEKREIHQALPEALELIHRSIDRGLPVLTWDTFIPEFGLIYGYDDEQRLLTVHECGKDDTVPYEHLGRGILEDLFVLAIEEQQAFDERSALRGALEMILDHYHGREVQCMNAIHGLKAYSVWIDAFRGGKIEPNGNAYNTVVLWDARRHAAAFLNELADSWIGDTPLDVNMREWSLAAAGIYSQISEHLQEMHQMFPFPMGGEPNDPARATRSIQILQSVEALEHEAVATLEQMYKALQ, translated from the coding sequence GTGCCTAAATTGAATGAACTGTTCGTAAAATGGGATGAGCTGGAGGATGAAGTGCTCATTCGAGAATCAAGAAATGGTCAGCAGGAAGCGTTCGGTGAGCTGGTGCGTCGGCATCGAGCGAAGGTATATGGCTACGCACAGTCCATTACCCAAGAAGCGTTTCTCGCCGAAGATATCGTGCAAGAAGCCCTGGTCCGTGCCTTTCTTAATCTTGGATCTCTCGTGGATACTGCACGATTCCTCCCTTGGCTGCATCGTATCGTGCGTAATCAAGCCTATACGAAGCTGCGAAGCACATCGGTTACAAGAGAACGCGTTGCCAGCGGGATGGTCCGACTTGGAGATGATCGCGACGGAGAAGAGAACTGGCATGACATTGAATACATTCTCCATCGATTATCGAGAGCAACACCAGCCGAAGAGGATCATCGAACGAACCCTGAAGAGCGGCTAGTTCGACAGGAGCTCCTCGAGATGATCAGCGGAATGCTCCGATGTCTGAAGCAAAAGGAACGGATCGTCTTCGAATCGCATTTCTTCGATCAGCTGTCACCACAGGAGATCGCGCGTCTGTTCAACTTGTCACATGCCAATGTGTATCAGATTCTATCCCGCTCTAGGAAGAAAGTCATTCAAGAGAGAGTTCGTGTCGTTGTTGATGACTATGTGAAATCGAGAAAGGATATGAACCAAATGAAAAAAGTTATCTTAAACCCTTCCCAAGCAAAAACGGAGTACAGCTGGACATCCGCGGCGACAGTGATGAATCAGATGATTTCATTTACGGGACGCAAGGTATCGCTTCCAGCCGTGATGGGTTATTCGGGACATGCTTTTCGAATCAACATTATTCCGGAAGATATTCATATTGCAGGGCCGACATGCTTCTTCTTCGATTGCATTCTCACCAAAGGGTTGAAAAATCTAGGATACGATGCGCGAGCCGTAGTTGGGATCAAACCAGCGATGGGTCCTAACACTAACTTGGCAGATCCGGCACTATTGACGACAGCTGCGAAAGAAAAGAGAGAAATTCATCAAGCGCTGCCTGAAGCGTTGGAGCTAATCCATCGGTCGATTGACCGTGGTCTGCCTGTCTTAACTTGGGATACGTTCATACCTGAATTCGGGTTGATCTACGGTTATGATGATGAACAGCGCCTTCTCACGGTTCATGAATGCGGTAAAGACGATACCGTTCCCTATGAACATTTAGGTCGAGGCATTCTAGAGGATTTGTTCGTACTCGCGATCGAAGAACAGCAAGCATTCGATGAACGTTCGGCGCTGCGGGGTGCACTAGAGATGATCCTAGATCACTATCATGGTCGTGAAGTACAATGTATGAATGCGATTCATGGTCTGAAGGCATATTCGGTGTGGATCGACGCCTTCCGTGGCGGTAAGATCGAGCCGAATGGCAATGCCTATAATACCGTTGTGCTCTGGGATGCGCGCAGGCATGCCGCAGCATTCCTGAACGAACTCGCGGATTCATGGATAGGTGATACGCCGTTAGACGTGAACATGAGAGAGTGGAGCCTGGCAGCGGCGGGAATTTATTCGCAGATTTCGGAGCACTTGCAGGAGATGCACCAGATGTTCCCATTCCCGATGGGTGGGGAGCCGAATGATCCTGCCCGTGCAACGCGTTCGATCCAGATTCTGCAATCCGTAGAAGCGCTTGAGCATGAAGCTGTGGCCACATTAGAGCAAATGTATAAGGCATTGCAATAA
- a CDS encoding ABC transporter ATP-binding protein — translation MVDSFRHAGQILIRMERRPVIVLAVMMILIGLMMPFELLLVQSFVDQLGSWSSTDAIHSLFTSVVWLGVLMLIQNIVLGVPVPLAMTRLNEIGTLEERRLVLEKTGRLPLLSIESAKVKDLRERAIQTSIYETYYTGLQIVQVSLQIVVLMFLMLHFGQWISVVAVIASAILLSYVSARSAANLEQVQREQAPRRRLISYYADLMTERSSAKEVRLFGLHSLFSKRWRTLYQQQSKETTGGVRASEMRKLGPELLMAVIAGMVLAVTILQPDAGLLTAGDVTLLYLALTTVLSQLPGLIQQVTAMHRHAMKWKDFRTYLELEEEQGVRSIREAECYREANLQLDVQGLRFRYPGRDADSLHGIDLTIPSGCRVAVVGENGSGKSTLVKILLGLYSPDAGEIRWSDTSGKNDVGQGSVKMSAVLQDFTRLHITLRENVGLGQVERMTLDRSLLDTLQIAGSKYTDLDMQLGVPFGGIDPSGGEWQKIATARAFLPNASFIVFDEPTAALDPQAEKAVFEQFMRLTYGRSALFITHRLGAARMADMILVMQGGRIVERGSHEDLMKENGPYRRMFDVQASWYA, via the coding sequence ATGGTTGATAGTTTTCGTCATGCTGGCCAAATCTTAATCCGAATGGAGCGGCGTCCTGTGATTGTCTTAGCGGTCATGATGATCTTGATCGGTCTCATGATGCCATTCGAGCTCCTGCTGGTACAATCCTTTGTCGACCAACTAGGGTCATGGTCGTCCACAGACGCAATTCATTCACTTTTCACGTCGGTTGTATGGCTCGGTGTTCTTATGTTGATTCAGAATATCGTGCTTGGTGTTCCTGTCCCGCTCGCCATGACGCGTCTGAATGAGATCGGTACGCTGGAAGAACGACGATTAGTTCTGGAGAAGACGGGCAGGCTACCACTTCTGTCGATTGAATCTGCGAAGGTGAAAGATTTGCGCGAACGTGCCATTCAAACCTCAATTTATGAGACATATTATACCGGTCTACAGATTGTTCAGGTATCGTTACAAATAGTCGTCCTGATGTTCCTCATGCTTCATTTCGGGCAATGGATATCCGTTGTTGCGGTAATTGCTTCTGCAATCTTACTATCCTACGTTTCTGCGAGGTCGGCAGCGAATCTCGAGCAAGTACAACGTGAGCAAGCCCCTCGCCGCAGATTGATTAGCTACTATGCAGATCTGATGACGGAACGTTCGAGTGCGAAGGAAGTACGATTATTCGGGCTTCATTCTCTGTTCAGCAAAAGATGGCGTACGTTATATCAGCAGCAATCAAAGGAGACGACAGGTGGTGTTCGAGCATCCGAAATGCGTAAGTTAGGTCCTGAGTTGTTGATGGCCGTGATAGCTGGTATGGTTCTAGCGGTTACAATATTACAACCTGATGCAGGGCTGTTGACCGCGGGGGATGTTACACTCCTGTATCTCGCATTGACAACGGTATTGTCCCAATTGCCAGGATTAATCCAACAAGTGACAGCTATGCATCGGCATGCCATGAAATGGAAGGATTTTCGGACATACCTAGAGCTTGAGGAAGAACAAGGTGTACGATCGATTCGTGAGGCAGAGTGTTACCGTGAGGCTAACCTCCAATTGGACGTTCAGGGACTTAGGTTCCGTTATCCTGGTCGGGATGCCGATTCCCTTCATGGCATCGACTTAACCATTCCTTCGGGGTGTCGTGTTGCTGTTGTTGGTGAGAACGGTTCAGGCAAATCCACTTTGGTTAAAATACTCCTTGGCCTATATTCTCCGGATGCCGGGGAGATCCGATGGTCGGATACCAGCGGGAAGAATGATGTTGGGCAGGGGAGCGTTAAGATGTCTGCTGTGCTTCAAGATTTTACGCGGCTTCATATTACACTACGAGAGAATGTCGGACTTGGGCAGGTAGAACGTATGACACTGGATAGAAGCCTGCTCGATACCTTGCAAATCGCGGGGAGTAAATACACCGATCTCGATATGCAGCTTGGTGTTCCTTTTGGCGGAATAGATCCCTCGGGCGGCGAGTGGCAGAAAATCGCTACCGCACGTGCATTCCTTCCGAATGCTTCATTTATCGTATTCGATGAGCCTACTGCAGCCTTAGACCCGCAAGCGGAGAAAGCCGTATTCGAACAGTTTATGCGTTTGACATATGGTCGTTCCGCGTTGTTCATCACACATCGTCTTGGCGCAGCAAGAATGGCAGATATGATCTTGGTCATGCAGGGTGGACGTATCGTTGAAAGGGGATCGCACGAAGATCTGATGAAGGAGAATGGTCCGTATCGCCGGATGTTCGATGTGCAAGCATCCTGGTATGCCTAA
- a CDS encoding ABC transporter ATP-binding protein, whose product MMNQNRSNVGGSMIRLLYRIWRVMPMLASGWLGIPLLLGLLIIPSYAAHRSLIDVFVHSGVGERTWLKVWEQTWPLLAIFTGISVLRVTLTAIQALLDAKFQDRATMHIQTEVYERSSRVSLEQLEQPAYYNRLQRAKGVAGADLFGVLQQFILLVRMIFEIIGLMFVLWLADPIIGVGMVLIFAVSFAVRLESDIVVRRVNRDLTFAGRQSDYLHDMLTRPETVKEMRIFDSLDYLIGKWKGKMRESLATRMDARRREIHHGIFVSTVQIVGLIGVLMWMVLQMRSGAFTAGSFLIVFLALRQAYSLSARMAFPVSKIIHQGAKISDLVEFLRDDPSNTKYFVEENDASYVGPSDNALICMDHVTYQYPNGDQPVLNDIHFTLHPGETVALVGENGAGKSTFVRLLLGLYQPTNGKMLWDGKDYREMDSKLLRRSMSAVFQDFVRYETSVRDNVAAGMSEAANEEGLRRALQKSGAAELVDLLGGLDAQVGMLASGGRELSGGQWQRLAVARAAVRDTPLLVLDEPTAALDPQLEMDLYHHFREMAQGKTVLLVSHRLGWARHADRIVVLRQGRIVEEGTHEALVAMNGEYAGMFRVQAEWYRALESC is encoded by the coding sequence ATGATGAATCAAAATCGATCGAATGTTGGGGGCAGTATGATTCGATTATTATACCGTATATGGCGGGTAATGCCGATGTTAGCTTCGGGATGGCTCGGAATACCACTCTTGCTCGGATTACTGATCATCCCTAGCTATGCTGCACATCGGTCATTGATTGATGTTTTCGTACATAGCGGAGTGGGGGAACGGACGTGGTTGAAGGTATGGGAGCAGACATGGCCGCTGCTGGCTATTTTTACAGGGATATCGGTGTTGCGTGTCACGCTCACGGCGATCCAAGCCTTGTTGGATGCTAAATTTCAAGATCGAGCAACGATGCATATTCAAACAGAGGTGTATGAGCGGTCCTCCCGCGTATCATTAGAACAGTTAGAGCAGCCGGCGTACTACAATCGGCTTCAACGTGCCAAGGGGGTTGCGGGAGCGGATTTGTTCGGCGTACTTCAGCAGTTTATTCTGCTTGTGCGTATGATCTTCGAAATCATCGGGCTGATGTTTGTGTTATGGCTGGCTGATCCGATCATTGGGGTGGGTATGGTGTTGATCTTTGCGGTGTCTTTCGCAGTCCGGCTGGAGTCCGATATTGTCGTGCGGCGCGTGAACCGTGATCTCACATTCGCTGGAAGACAATCGGATTATTTACATGACATGCTGACGCGTCCGGAGACGGTGAAAGAGATGCGGATATTCGATTCGCTGGATTATTTGATCGGCAAATGGAAGGGCAAGATGCGCGAGTCCTTAGCAACCCGGATGGACGCTCGCCGCCGAGAGATCCACCATGGTATTTTCGTTTCAACTGTACAAATTGTAGGACTCATCGGCGTCTTAATGTGGATGGTGCTGCAGATGCGTTCAGGAGCTTTTACAGCAGGGAGCTTCCTTATTGTATTCTTGGCCCTACGGCAAGCGTACAGCTTATCGGCGCGAATGGCATTTCCGGTTAGTAAGATCATCCATCAGGGAGCTAAAATCAGTGATCTGGTGGAATTTCTGCGGGATGACCCGTCAAATACGAAGTATTTTGTGGAAGAGAATGATGCTAGTTATGTAGGACCTAGTGACAATGCTCTCATCTGCATGGATCATGTGACTTATCAATACCCAAATGGGGATCAACCAGTGTTAAATGACATTCATTTTACTTTGCATCCGGGAGAGACAGTGGCGCTGGTCGGAGAGAATGGTGCGGGCAAGTCCACCTTCGTTCGACTTCTATTAGGACTTTATCAACCAACGAACGGGAAAATGTTATGGGATGGAAAGGATTATCGGGAGATGGACTCCAAGTTGCTTCGAAGGTCGATGTCCGCTGTCTTCCAGGATTTTGTCCGGTACGAGACGTCAGTTAGAGATAATGTTGCTGCTGGCATGTCGGAGGCTGCCAATGAGGAAGGACTTCGTCGCGCTCTGCAAAAGAGTGGTGCGGCAGAATTAGTCGACTTGCTAGGCGGACTCGATGCACAAGTCGGTATGCTCGCATCCGGCGGACGTGAGCTCAGCGGCGGTCAGTGGCAACGGCTTGCGGTAGCAAGAGCCGCAGTTCGAGATACCCCGCTATTAGTTCTTGATGAGCCAACTGCTGCGCTCGATCCGCAGCTTGAGATGGATCTCTATCATCATTTTCGTGAGATGGCACAAGGCAAAACCGTATTGCTCGTCTCTCATCGTCTTGGCTGGGCACGACATGCGGATCGGATCGTTGTGCTCCGACAGGGAAGAATCGTAGAAGAAGGCACACATGAAGCGTTAGTGGCGATGAATGGGGAGTATGCGGGGATGTTCCGAGTACAGGCGGAATGGTATCGAGCTTTGGAATCATGTTAG
- a CDS encoding DUF6508 domain-containing protein, which yields MTEINRLIRYIDYFREPNLRCNHDAGGYPIESEALCEFRRVLADTGFLLVFNWRAWLEENEVYRNLDHDIDENLQYADVETLRKLMTCYVRGDRFTEGLFKHVVLKGHVAKILLRLEEIAREETTNP from the coding sequence ATGACTGAAATAAACAGATTGATCCGCTATATCGACTATTTTCGTGAACCCAATCTTCGCTGTAACCATGATGCTGGTGGGTATCCAATCGAGAGCGAAGCATTGTGCGAGTTCCGTCGAGTGCTCGCGGATACCGGGTTCTTGCTTGTGTTCAACTGGAGAGCTTGGTTAGAGGAGAACGAGGTTTATCGTAATCTCGATCACGATATCGATGAGAATCTGCAGTATGCCGATGTGGAGACGCTGAGAAAGCTGATGACCTGCTATGTTCGCGGGGATCGGTTCACCGAAGGACTTTTTAAGCATGTGGTGTTGAAGGGCCATGTTGCGAAGATTCTATTACGATTAGAAGAAATAGCTCGAGAAGAAACAACAAACCCTTAG
- a CDS encoding sulfatase family protein gives MNQPTRPNILFIMSDDHAAHAMSCYSGRINHTPNIDRIAEEGIRFDNCFCTNSICAPSRATILTGKYNHLNGVRTLYEGFDGRQDHVAKMLQAGGYETGMIGKWHLGQGGIYDPTGFDYWNVLIGNWGQGEYHQPTFSEMGQDRVYDGYVTDVITDLSIDWLNRRDPDKPFFLMCHHKAPHRPWEPSAKYAKLYEDVTIPEPETFHDDYSTRATAAAEATMRVDRDLTLIDLKEETPEHLTPEQAKSWKYQRYIKDYLRCVASIDENVGRLLDYLDDTGTADNTIVIYTSDQGFFLGDHGWYDKRFMYEESLRMPFIVRYQQGIKPGLVTETMSLNVDFAPTFLDYAGLPIPDDMQGHSLRPVLSGEQPADWRTSMYYRYWMHRVDHNVYSHYGLRTYRYKLIYYYADGLGVPGTLDESNQPEWELFDLANDPAEMNNVYGNPAYAEIVKSLKDELHRLQAEVQDDRYVLDVD, from the coding sequence ATGAACCAGCCAACAAGACCGAATATTCTATTCATCATGAGTGATGATCATGCAGCACATGCGATGAGCTGTTACAGCGGTCGCATTAATCATACGCCGAATATTGATCGTATTGCGGAGGAAGGTATCCGATTTGACAACTGCTTTTGCACGAATTCGATCTGTGCACCTAGTCGGGCGACAATACTGACTGGGAAATATAATCATCTCAATGGCGTTCGAACATTGTATGAGGGTTTCGACGGCAGACAGGATCACGTCGCCAAAATGCTCCAAGCCGGCGGGTATGAGACGGGGATGATCGGCAAGTGGCATCTTGGTCAAGGGGGCATTTATGATCCCACAGGGTTCGATTATTGGAACGTGTTGATTGGCAACTGGGGGCAAGGTGAATACCACCAGCCGACCTTCTCCGAGATGGGACAAGATCGCGTATACGACGGATATGTAACGGATGTGATCACCGATTTATCGATCGATTGGTTGAATCGACGGGATCCAGATAAACCTTTCTTCCTCATGTGTCATCATAAAGCGCCTCACCGTCCATGGGAACCAAGCGCTAAATATGCAAAGCTGTACGAAGATGTCACGATTCCGGAGCCAGAGACTTTCCATGACGATTATTCGACGCGGGCAACAGCAGCCGCAGAGGCTACGATGCGGGTGGATCGTGATCTCACGCTCATTGATCTGAAGGAAGAGACACCGGAACATTTGACACCGGAACAAGCGAAGAGTTGGAAGTACCAGCGATACATTAAAGACTACTTGCGCTGCGTCGCATCCATCGATGAGAATGTGGGCCGGTTACTCGACTACTTAGACGACACGGGTACTGCGGATAATACAATCGTAATTTACACGTCAGATCAAGGCTTCTTCCTCGGCGATCATGGCTGGTATGACAAGCGATTCATGTACGAAGAGTCACTTCGCATGCCGTTCATTGTTCGTTATCAGCAAGGCATCAAGCCCGGACTGGTTACAGAGACGATGTCCCTGAATGTGGACTTTGCGCCGACCTTCCTCGATTATGCAGGATTACCGATCCCTGACGATATGCAAGGCCATAGCTTACGGCCTGTTTTGAGCGGTGAACAACCCGCAGACTGGCGGACATCGATGTACTACCGTTATTGGATGCACCGTGTTGATCATAACGTATACTCGCATTACGGTTTGCGAACCTATCGCTACAAATTGATTTATTATTATGCGGACGGACTAGGCGTTCCAGGCACCCTGGACGAGTCCAACCAACCGGAATGGGAACTGTTCGACTTAGCGAACGATCCAGCTGAGATGAATAACGTATATGGGAATCCAGCATACGCCGAGATTGTGAAATCTTTGAAAGATGAACTCCATCGGCTTCAAGCCGAGGTCCAAGATGATCGATATGTCCTTGATGTAGATTAA
- a CDS encoding helix-turn-helix transcriptional regulator — translation MFKILAVHYDDRIPDWHTVQEPIPYHVIVLMVDGTVNYSIDGVTHRAEAGEFLFIPRGTVRSGSNTEATHRKYTVLFNLEHDGDSEGEQLLHSHFLRMKISHYDYVLKRFERLFQDRWEARPYHEPICLGILIELLGIAKREPVSPAVSPIKFYLARQVQQALQQRYHESIHINDLAALIGRSPNYTIAMFKKAIGLTPIEYMHQLRVQEASSLLLESNMNVTEISDYLGFYDTSHFNRVFKKVMKESPSAYIANRKGLVSQ, via the coding sequence ATGTTCAAAATATTAGCAGTACATTATGATGATCGTATTCCAGATTGGCATACGGTTCAAGAACCGATTCCATACCATGTTATCGTACTGATGGTGGACGGAACGGTGAACTATTCGATTGATGGCGTGACGCATCGGGCAGAGGCAGGCGAGTTCTTATTCATTCCGAGAGGAACGGTAAGGTCGGGGAGCAACACCGAAGCAACGCATCGCAAATACACGGTGTTGTTCAATCTCGAACATGATGGCGATTCGGAGGGGGAGCAATTGCTGCACTCCCATTTTCTACGCATGAAAATAAGCCATTACGATTATGTGCTGAAACGGTTCGAGCGACTGTTCCAAGATCGATGGGAAGCGAGGCCTTATCATGAACCGATCTGTCTCGGCATTCTGATCGAGCTGCTTGGCATCGCGAAACGGGAGCCGGTTAGTCCAGCTGTATCGCCGATCAAGTTCTATTTGGCGCGCCAAGTTCAACAGGCATTGCAGCAGCGCTACCATGAATCGATTCACATTAACGATTTGGCGGCTCTGATCGGACGTTCACCGAATTATACGATCGCCATGTTCAAAAAAGCGATTGGCCTCACACCTATTGAATACATGCATCAGCTGCGTGTGCAAGAAGCGAGCAGCTTGCTGCTCGAATCGAACATGAACGTAACGGAAATATCGGATTACCTAGGATTCTATGATACGTCGCATTTCAATCGGGTTTTCAAGAAAGTGATGAAAGAATCGCCTTCGGCTTATATCGCGAATCGGAAAGGGCTTGTAAGTCAATGA
- a CDS encoding HAD-IIIA family hydrolase, giving the protein MEAYRIDAIFIDRDGTIGGSDEALYPGDFELFSCTKTSIERLKTLKTRLYGFTNQPGISRGEVSREEFEQEMKAFGFDGIYICPHQHTEGCECRKPKSGMLLKAAVENQIELTKCIVIGDRWSDMLAAYHVGCSKILVLTGAGNDALNKYRYKWSITEPDYIAKDFEDATDYIMNLTRGFEEDRVIL; this is encoded by the coding sequence ATGGAAGCATATAGAATTGATGCTATTTTTATTGATCGGGATGGAACTATTGGTGGTTCAGATGAAGCGCTCTATCCGGGAGATTTTGAGTTGTTTTCATGCACGAAAACATCAATAGAACGCCTTAAAACATTGAAAACACGATTATATGGGTTTACGAATCAACCGGGAATCTCCCGAGGGGAAGTTTCAAGAGAAGAATTTGAGCAAGAAATGAAGGCTTTTGGTTTTGATGGAATTTATATATGCCCACATCAACACACGGAGGGGTGTGAGTGTCGAAAACCAAAGTCAGGAATGTTACTCAAGGCGGCTGTGGAGAATCAGATAGAATTAACTAAATGTATAGTAATCGGGGATAGATGGTCCGATATGTTAGCAGCATATCATGTTGGATGTAGTAAGATATTGGTTCTCACTGGGGCAGGAAATGATGCTTTAAATAAGTACAGATATAAATGGTCAATAACAGAACCAGATTACATTGCAAAAGATTTCGAAGATGCAACAGATTATATAATGAATTTAACGAGAGGTTTTGAAGAGGACAGGGTCATCCTATAA
- a CDS encoding GNAT family N-acetyltransferase produces MKIIDLLKDDKDKINQTATLLQESFEAWSTFELAINEVIESLEDNKISRVLINDEGVVIGWIGGQSQYNGNVWELHPLVIKKAYRRNGFGKMLVEDLEKQVEQRGGVTILLGSDDEHNQTNLSNQNLYSDLPSFIKNFYSKDHPVNFYMKLGFVIIGIIPDANGIGKPDILMAKQVQ; encoded by the coding sequence ATGAAAATTATTGATCTATTGAAAGATGACAAAGATAAAATTAATCAAACAGCTACTCTATTACAGGAAAGTTTTGAAGCTTGGTCCACATTTGAATTGGCAATTAATGAAGTTATTGAATCATTAGAAGATAATAAAATAAGTCGTGTATTAATTAATGATGAAGGTGTTGTCATTGGATGGATTGGTGGTCAAAGCCAGTATAATGGGAATGTTTGGGAACTACATCCTCTAGTAATTAAAAAAGCTTATAGAAGAAATGGTTTTGGGAAAATGCTTGTTGAAGATCTTGAGAAACAAGTTGAACAACGTGGTGGAGTAACTATACTGCTCGGTTCGGACGATGAACACAATCAAACGAATCTATCTAACCAAAACTTATACAGTGACCTTCCTTCATTTATCAAGAACTTCTATAGTAAAGATCATCCAGTTAATTTTTATATGAAATTGGGGTTCGTTATTATTGGAATTATCCCAGATGCAAACGGAATTGGTAAACCAGATATATTAATGGCAAAGCAAGTGCAGTGA
- a CDS encoding DUF4367 domain-containing protein, translating into MQIKNNRGDVIGKIQFYSHQNEDKVNQIISELRPGDGKAIYNAGAIDNKFSQQTNYAATNWDQDFGSLKEKLSPWQPLFPTLSKIQSMQVYYGFDNLLSHEIDEMIEESKRTGVNVVVRDLKPNRTIVGVNISYHSDQGTFTFRIFGTTKSRIQVSDSEDSKIDHFDVRGNEAFYILSDGHHQLIWLEEDLNGKVLQYELMGRDISKEVLLNIVASMM; encoded by the coding sequence ATGCAAATAAAGAACAATCGAGGAGATGTGATTGGTAAGATACAATTCTATTCGCATCAAAATGAAGATAAGGTTAATCAAATTATTTCTGAACTAAGGCCAGGCGATGGTAAGGCGATATATAACGCTGGTGCAATAGATAATAAGTTCTCTCAACAAACAAATTATGCTGCAACGAACTGGGATCAAGACTTCGGAAGTCTAAAAGAAAAATTATCTCCATGGCAACCGCTGTTTCCGACTCTCTCTAAGATACAATCGATGCAAGTCTATTATGGGTTTGACAATTTATTATCTCATGAAATCGATGAAATGATCGAAGAGAGTAAACGAACCGGAGTAAATGTTGTGGTACGAGATCTAAAGCCTAATCGTACGATCGTTGGTGTTAATATCTCATATCATTCTGATCAAGGAACCTTTACGTTTCGTATTTTTGGAACGACAAAAAGTCGAATTCAAGTATCGGATAGTGAAGATTCCAAAATTGATCATTTCGATGTGAGAGGGAACGAAGCATTTTATATTTTGAGTGATGGGCACCATCAATTAATCTGGTTAGAAGAAGATCTTAATGGGAAGGTATTACAATATGAATTGATGGGAAGAGATATTTCCAAAGAAGTTTTGCTTAACATCGTAGCATCTATGATGTAA